Proteins encoded within one genomic window of Glycine soja cultivar W05 chromosome 1, ASM419377v2, whole genome shotgun sequence:
- the LOC114410488 gene encoding paired amphipathic helix protein Sin3-like 4 isoform X2 encodes MKRSRDEVLTSCSQLKRPVLSSRGEASGQPQMMNGGAQKLTTNDALAYLKAVKDIFQDKRDKYDDFLEVMKDFKAQRIDTVGVIARVKELFKGHRDLILGFNTFLPKGYEITLPSEDDQPAPKKPVEFEEAINFVNKIKTRFQGDDHVYKSFLDILNMYRKEDKSITEVYQEVAAIFQDHPDLLDEFTHFLPDASAAASTHYASARNSMLRDRSSAMPTIRQLHVEKRERTIVSHGDHDPSVDRPDPDHDRGLLRIEKERRRVEKEKERREDRDKRERERDDRDYEHDGARDRERFSHKRNRKAEDSGAEPLLDADENFGVRPMSSTCDDKNSLKSMYSQEFAFCEKVKEKLRNPDDYQEFLKCLHIYSREIITRHELQSLVGDLLGKYPDLMEGFNEFLLQSEKNDGGFLAGVMNKKSLWNDGHGLKQIKVEDKDRDQDRDRDRYRDDGMKERDREFRERDKSTAIANKDVLGSKMSLYPSKEKYLSKPINELDLSNCDQCTPSYRLLPKNYPIPVASQKTELGAEVLNDYWVSVTSGSEDYSFKHMRKNQYEESLFRCEDDRFELDMLLESVNVTTKRVEELLDKINSNIIKGDSPIRIEEHLTAINLRCIERLYGDHGLDVMEVLRKNAPLALPVILTRLKQKQEEWARCRADFSKVWGEIYAKNYHKSLDHRSFYFKQQDTKSLSTKALLAEIKEISEKKRKDDVLLAIAAGNRRPILPNLEFKYSDPDIHEDLYQLIKYSCGEICTTEHVDKVMKVWTTFLEPMLCIPSRPQCAEDTEDVVKVKNNCVLNDTATVAESDCSPVVGATIMNPKHINVSRNGDECMPLDQSTSSKAWQSNGDSGVEDRYLDDHALRKTETLGSNTQHGKMNSIAFTPDEPSGFNNKQDQSSERLVNANVSPASGMEQSNGRTNIDNLSGLTATPTRPGNASVEGGLDIPSSEGGDSTRLGTSTNGAITGGTKVHRYQEESVRPFKNEREEVHKGKDGGVSRQYQNRHGEEVCGETRGENDADADDEGEESHHRSSEDSENASENVDVSGSESADGEECSREEHEDGEHDNKAESEGEAEGIADAHDVEGDGMSLPYSERFLLTVKPLAKHVPPMLHEKDRNSRVFYGNDSFYVLLRLHQTLYERIQSAKINSSSADRKWKASSDTSSTDQYDRFMNALYSLLDGSSDNTKFEDDCRAIIGIQSYVLFTLDKLIYKLVKQLQAVAADEMDNKLLQLYAYEKSRKPGKFVDIVYHENARVLLHDENIYRIEYSPGPMKLSIQLMDSGHDKPEVTAVSMDPNFSTYLHYDFLSVVSDKKQKSGIFLKRNKRRYASNDEFSSQAMEGLQIINGLECKIACSSSKVSYVLDTEDFLFRIRRKRRALRLKSSGAHEQAQSSNICSSRVQRFRNLFSIT; translated from the exons ATGAAGAGGTCCAGAGATGAAGTTCTCACGAGTTGTTCTCAATTGAAACGGCCTGTGTTGTCTTCACGAGGAGAagc GTCTGGGCAACCGCAGATGATGAATGGAGGTGCTCAGAAACTGACAACTAATGATGCCCTTGCATATCTCAAGGCAGTGAAGGATATATTTCAAGATAAGAGGGACAAGTATGATGACTTTTTGGAGGTTATGAAAGATTTCAAGGCTCAAAG AATTGATACTGTGGGTGTCATTGCAAGAGTGAAGGAACTGTTTAAAGGCCACAGAGATCTTATATTGGGATTTAACACCTTCTTGCCTAAGGGTTACGAAATCACACTTCCATCAGAGGATGATCAACCTGCCCCAAAGAAACCCGTTGAATTTGAAGAGGCTATAAATTTTGTGAACAAGATAAAG ACTCGTTTTCAAGGTGATGATCATGTGTATAAATCATTTCTTGACATATTGAATATGTACAGAAAGGAAGACAAATCTATTACTGAGGTCTACCAGGAG GTTGCTGCTATTTTTCAGGACCACCCTGATCTTCTTGATGAGTTTACTCATTTTCTTCCAGACGCTTCTGCAGCTGCCTCTACTCATTATGCTTCTGCTCGGAATTCTATGCTTCGCGATAGGAGCTCTGCAATGCCAACAATACGACAATTGCACGTTGAAAAG CGAGAACGGACCATTGTTTCACATGGTGATCATGACCCCAGTGTTGATCGTCCTGACCCAGATCATGACAGGGGTTTGTTAAGGATAGAAAAGGAGAGGAGACGTGTGGAGAAGGAAAAGGAACGTAGAGAAGATAGAGACAAGAGAGAACGTGAAAGGGATGATAGAGATTATGAGCATGATGGGGCTCGAGATAGGGAGCGATTCTCTCACAAACGGAATCGTAAGGCTGAAGACTCTGGAGCTGAACCATTGCTTGATGCAGATGAAAATTTTGGTGTGCGTCCTATGTCATCCACTTGTGATGATAAAAATTCTCTGAAAA GTATGTACAGTCAAGAGTTTGCTTTCTGTGAAAAGGTCAAAGAAAAATTACGAAATCCTGATGACTACCAGGAATTTTTGAAGTGCTTGCATATCTACAGCAGGGAAATAATTACCCGACATGAGTTGCAGTCATTG GTGGGTGATTTACTGGGAAAATATCCAGATCTTATGGAGGGGTTTAATGAATTTTTGCTTCAATCTGAAAAGAATG ATGGTGGATTCCTTGCTGGTGTTATGAATAAAA AGTCCTTATGGAATGATGGACATGGACTGAAACAAATAAAGGTTGAAGACAAGGATAGAGATCAGGATAGAGATAGAGACCGTTATAGGGATGATGGGATGAAAGAAAGGGACCGTGAATTCCGAGAAAGGGACAAATCTACTGCGATTGCCAACAAGGATGTTTTAGGTTCTAAGATGTCTCTATATCCCAGCAAGGAGAAGTATTTATCCAAACCTATAAATGAGCTGGACCTTTCTAACTGCGACCAGTGCACTCCTAGTTACCGTCTCTTACCGAAAAAt TACCCAATACCTGTAGCTAGCCAGAAAACAGAACTTGGTGCTGAGGTGTTGAATGATTACTGGGTGTCTGTCACTTCAGGAAGTGAGGATTATTCCTTCAAACATATGCGCAAAAATCAGTATGAAGAGAGTTTGTTTAGATGTGAAGATGACAG GTTTGAACTTGACATGTTGTTAGAGTCTGTAAATGTGACAACCAAACGAGTAGAAGAGCTGTTAGACAAGATCAATAGTAATATAATTAAAGGAGACAGCCCAATTCGTATTGAGGAGCACTTAACAG CTATAAACCTGAGGTGTATTGAGCGATTATATGGTGACCATGGGCTTGATGTGATGGAAGTGTTAAGGAAGAATGCACCTCTAGCTTTGCCAGTGATATTAACACGCTTGAAGCAGAAACAGGAAGAGTGGGCAAGGTGCCGTGCTGATTTTAGTAAAGTTTGGGGTGAAATATATGCTAAGAACTATCACAAATCTCTTGATCATCGTAGCTTCTACTTTAAGCAACAGGATACTAAAAGCTTGAGCACCAAAG CCTTGCTGGCAGAAATCAAAGAAATCAGTGAAAAGAAACGCAAAGATGATGTTCTTCTTGCTATTGCTGCTGGAAATAGGCGGCCAATTCTTCCAAACTTGGAGTTTAAGTATTCTGATCCAGATATTCATGAAGATTTATATCAGCTCATAAAATATTCCTGTGGAGAAATTTGCACAACTGAACACGTGGATAAAGTTATGAAGGTTTGGACAACATTTTTAGAACCCATGCTTTGTATTCCTTCTCGGCCCCAGTGTGCAGAGGATACAGAAGATGTTGTCAAGGTTAAGAATAATTGTGTCCTAAATGACACAGCAACTGTTGCTGAGAGTGACTGTAGCCCTGTTGTGGGTGCTACCATAATGAATCCAAAGCATATAAATGTTTCCAGAAATGGGGATGAGTGTATGCCATTAGATCAATCAACTTCTAGTAAAGCATGGCAGTCAAATGGTGATAGTGGGGTTGAGGATAGGTATCTTGATGACCATGCATTGCGTAAAACTGAAACTTTGGGCAGCAATACACAGCATGGTAAAATGAATAGTATTGCATTCACACCTGATGAACCATCAGGATTTAACAATAAGCAAGACCAGTCCAGCGAACGGTTAGTGAATGCAAATGTCTCACCAGCATCTGGAATGGAGCAAAGCAATGGAAGGACAAACATAGATAATTTGTCGG GACTCACTGCCACTCCAACAAGACCTGGTAATGCTTCTGTTGAGGGAGGACTTGATATACCGTCATCAGAG GGTGGTGATTCTACAAGACTGGGTACATCAACAAATGGGGCCATCACTGGAGGCACCAAAGTTCACCGATACCAAGAGGAATCAGTTCGACCCTtcaaaaatgaaagagaagagG TGCATAAAGGAAAAGATGGTGGTGTGAGTCGGCAATACCAAAATAGGCACGGGGAAGAAGTTTGTGGTGAAACTAGAGGAGAAAACGATGCTGATGCTGATGATGAAGGTGAAGAAAGCCATCACAGGTCATCAGAGGACAGTGAAAATGCATCTGAAAATGTTGATGTTTCTGGAAGCGAGTCTGCTGATGGTGAGGAGTGTTCTCGAGAAGAGCACGAGGATGGGGAACATGATAACAAGGCTGAGAGTGAAGGTGAAGCTGAAGGAATAGCTGATGCCCATGATGTTGAAGGAGATGGAATGTCATTGCCATATTCTGAACGCTTTCTACTAACTGTGAAGCCTCTAGCAAAGCATGTTCCTCCAATGTTACATGAGAAGGACAGGAATTCACGAGTTTTCTATGGAAATGATTCCTTTTATGTGTTGCTTAGACTTCATCAG ACATTGTATGAGAGGATACAATCAGCAAAGATAAACTCATCATCTGCTGATAGGAAATGGAAGGCTTCAAGTGATACAAGCTCCACTGATCAATATGACAG GTTCATGAATGCCCTTTACAGTTTGCTGGATGGTTCTTCTGATAATACAAAATTTGAGGATGATTGTCGAGCTATAATTGGAATTCAATCATATGTCTTATTCACATTAGACAAGCTGATATATAAACTTGTTAAACAG cttCAAGCTGTTGCCGCTGATGAGATGGATAATAAGCTTTTACAACTATATGCATATGAGAAATCGAGAAAACCCGGAAAATTTGTTGACATCGTTTATCACGAAAATGCCCGTGTTCTTCTCCATGACGAGAACATATATCGTATTGAATAT TCACCTGGACCAATGAAACTGTCTATTCAACTGATGGACTCTGGACATGATAAACCTGAGGTGACTGCTGTGTCAATGGACCCTAATTTTTCAACCTATCTACACTATGACTTCCTGTCTGTCGTCTCTGACAAAAAACAGAAGTCAGGAATTTTCTTGAAGAG gaATAAACGTAGATATGCCAGTAATGATGAATTTTCAAGCCAGGCTATGGAAGGACTACAAATTATTAATGGTCTGGAGTGTAAGATAGCTTGCAGTTCATCTAAG GTCTCATATGTTTTAGATACCGAAGACTTTTTGTTTCGGataagaaggaaaagaagagcctTGCGTCTGAAGAGTTCAGGTGCTCACGAACAGGCACAGTCTTCAAACATTTGTTCAAGCAGAGTACAACGATTCCGCAATTTGTTTTCCATTACATGA
- the LOC114410488 gene encoding paired amphipathic helix protein Sin3-like 4 isoform X1 gives MKRSRDEVLTSCSQLKRPVLSSRGEASGQPQMMNGGAQKLTTNDALAYLKAVKDIFQDKRDKYDDFLEVMKDFKAQRIDTVGVIARVKELFKGHRDLILGFNTFLPKGYEITLPSEDDQPAPKKPVEFEEAINFVNKIKTRFQGDDHVYKSFLDILNMYRKEDKSITEVYQEVAAIFQDHPDLLDEFTHFLPDASAAASTHYASARNSMLRDRSSAMPTIRQLHVEKRERTIVSHGDHDPSVDRPDPDHDRGLLRIEKERRRVEKEKERREDRDKRERERDDRDYEHDGARDRERFSHKRNRKAEDSGAEPLLDADENFGVRPMSSTCDDKNSLKSMYSQEFAFCEKVKEKLRNPDDYQEFLKCLHIYSREIITRHELQSLVGDLLGKYPDLMEGFNEFLLQSEKNDGGFLAGVMNKKSLWNDGHGLKQIKVEDKDRDQDRDRDRYRDDGMKERDREFRERDKSTAIANKDVLGSKMSLYPSKEKYLSKPINELDLSNCDQCTPSYRLLPKNYPIPVASQKTELGAEVLNDYWVSVTSGSEDYSFKHMRKNQYEESLFRCEDDRFELDMLLESVNVTTKRVEELLDKINSNIIKGDSPIRIEEHLTAINLRCIERLYGDHGLDVMEVLRKNAPLALPVILTRLKQKQEEWARCRADFSKVWGEIYAKNYHKSLDHRSFYFKQQDTKSLSTKALLAEIKEISEKKRKDDVLLAIAAGNRRPILPNLEFKYSDPDIHEDLYQLIKYSCGEICTTEHVDKVMKVWTTFLEPMLCIPSRPQCAEDTEDVVKVKNNCVLNDTATVAESDCSPVVGATIMNPKHINVSRNGDECMPLDQSTSSKAWQSNGDSGVEDRYLDDHALRKTETLGSNTQHGKMNSIAFTPDEPSGFNNKQDQSSERLVNANVSPASGMEQSNGRTNIDNLSGLTATPTRPGNASVEGGLDIPSSEGGDSTRLGTSTNGAITGGTKVHRYQEESVRPFKNEREEGELSPNGDFEEDNFAFYGGNGLDAVHKGKDGGVSRQYQNRHGEEVCGETRGENDADADDEGEESHHRSSEDSENASENVDVSGSESADGEECSREEHEDGEHDNKAESEGEAEGIADAHDVEGDGMSLPYSERFLLTVKPLAKHVPPMLHEKDRNSRVFYGNDSFYVLLRLHQTLYERIQSAKINSSSADRKWKASSDTSSTDQYDRFMNALYSLLDGSSDNTKFEDDCRAIIGIQSYVLFTLDKLIYKLVKQLQAVAADEMDNKLLQLYAYEKSRKPGKFVDIVYHENARVLLHDENIYRIEYSPGPMKLSIQLMDSGHDKPEVTAVSMDPNFSTYLHYDFLSVVSDKKQKSGIFLKRNKRRYASNDEFSSQAMEGLQIINGLECKIACSSSKVSYVLDTEDFLFRIRRKRRALRLKSSGAHEQAQSSNICSSRVQRFRNLFSIT, from the exons ATGAAGAGGTCCAGAGATGAAGTTCTCACGAGTTGTTCTCAATTGAAACGGCCTGTGTTGTCTTCACGAGGAGAagc GTCTGGGCAACCGCAGATGATGAATGGAGGTGCTCAGAAACTGACAACTAATGATGCCCTTGCATATCTCAAGGCAGTGAAGGATATATTTCAAGATAAGAGGGACAAGTATGATGACTTTTTGGAGGTTATGAAAGATTTCAAGGCTCAAAG AATTGATACTGTGGGTGTCATTGCAAGAGTGAAGGAACTGTTTAAAGGCCACAGAGATCTTATATTGGGATTTAACACCTTCTTGCCTAAGGGTTACGAAATCACACTTCCATCAGAGGATGATCAACCTGCCCCAAAGAAACCCGTTGAATTTGAAGAGGCTATAAATTTTGTGAACAAGATAAAG ACTCGTTTTCAAGGTGATGATCATGTGTATAAATCATTTCTTGACATATTGAATATGTACAGAAAGGAAGACAAATCTATTACTGAGGTCTACCAGGAG GTTGCTGCTATTTTTCAGGACCACCCTGATCTTCTTGATGAGTTTACTCATTTTCTTCCAGACGCTTCTGCAGCTGCCTCTACTCATTATGCTTCTGCTCGGAATTCTATGCTTCGCGATAGGAGCTCTGCAATGCCAACAATACGACAATTGCACGTTGAAAAG CGAGAACGGACCATTGTTTCACATGGTGATCATGACCCCAGTGTTGATCGTCCTGACCCAGATCATGACAGGGGTTTGTTAAGGATAGAAAAGGAGAGGAGACGTGTGGAGAAGGAAAAGGAACGTAGAGAAGATAGAGACAAGAGAGAACGTGAAAGGGATGATAGAGATTATGAGCATGATGGGGCTCGAGATAGGGAGCGATTCTCTCACAAACGGAATCGTAAGGCTGAAGACTCTGGAGCTGAACCATTGCTTGATGCAGATGAAAATTTTGGTGTGCGTCCTATGTCATCCACTTGTGATGATAAAAATTCTCTGAAAA GTATGTACAGTCAAGAGTTTGCTTTCTGTGAAAAGGTCAAAGAAAAATTACGAAATCCTGATGACTACCAGGAATTTTTGAAGTGCTTGCATATCTACAGCAGGGAAATAATTACCCGACATGAGTTGCAGTCATTG GTGGGTGATTTACTGGGAAAATATCCAGATCTTATGGAGGGGTTTAATGAATTTTTGCTTCAATCTGAAAAGAATG ATGGTGGATTCCTTGCTGGTGTTATGAATAAAA AGTCCTTATGGAATGATGGACATGGACTGAAACAAATAAAGGTTGAAGACAAGGATAGAGATCAGGATAGAGATAGAGACCGTTATAGGGATGATGGGATGAAAGAAAGGGACCGTGAATTCCGAGAAAGGGACAAATCTACTGCGATTGCCAACAAGGATGTTTTAGGTTCTAAGATGTCTCTATATCCCAGCAAGGAGAAGTATTTATCCAAACCTATAAATGAGCTGGACCTTTCTAACTGCGACCAGTGCACTCCTAGTTACCGTCTCTTACCGAAAAAt TACCCAATACCTGTAGCTAGCCAGAAAACAGAACTTGGTGCTGAGGTGTTGAATGATTACTGGGTGTCTGTCACTTCAGGAAGTGAGGATTATTCCTTCAAACATATGCGCAAAAATCAGTATGAAGAGAGTTTGTTTAGATGTGAAGATGACAG GTTTGAACTTGACATGTTGTTAGAGTCTGTAAATGTGACAACCAAACGAGTAGAAGAGCTGTTAGACAAGATCAATAGTAATATAATTAAAGGAGACAGCCCAATTCGTATTGAGGAGCACTTAACAG CTATAAACCTGAGGTGTATTGAGCGATTATATGGTGACCATGGGCTTGATGTGATGGAAGTGTTAAGGAAGAATGCACCTCTAGCTTTGCCAGTGATATTAACACGCTTGAAGCAGAAACAGGAAGAGTGGGCAAGGTGCCGTGCTGATTTTAGTAAAGTTTGGGGTGAAATATATGCTAAGAACTATCACAAATCTCTTGATCATCGTAGCTTCTACTTTAAGCAACAGGATACTAAAAGCTTGAGCACCAAAG CCTTGCTGGCAGAAATCAAAGAAATCAGTGAAAAGAAACGCAAAGATGATGTTCTTCTTGCTATTGCTGCTGGAAATAGGCGGCCAATTCTTCCAAACTTGGAGTTTAAGTATTCTGATCCAGATATTCATGAAGATTTATATCAGCTCATAAAATATTCCTGTGGAGAAATTTGCACAACTGAACACGTGGATAAAGTTATGAAGGTTTGGACAACATTTTTAGAACCCATGCTTTGTATTCCTTCTCGGCCCCAGTGTGCAGAGGATACAGAAGATGTTGTCAAGGTTAAGAATAATTGTGTCCTAAATGACACAGCAACTGTTGCTGAGAGTGACTGTAGCCCTGTTGTGGGTGCTACCATAATGAATCCAAAGCATATAAATGTTTCCAGAAATGGGGATGAGTGTATGCCATTAGATCAATCAACTTCTAGTAAAGCATGGCAGTCAAATGGTGATAGTGGGGTTGAGGATAGGTATCTTGATGACCATGCATTGCGTAAAACTGAAACTTTGGGCAGCAATACACAGCATGGTAAAATGAATAGTATTGCATTCACACCTGATGAACCATCAGGATTTAACAATAAGCAAGACCAGTCCAGCGAACGGTTAGTGAATGCAAATGTCTCACCAGCATCTGGAATGGAGCAAAGCAATGGAAGGACAAACATAGATAATTTGTCGG GACTCACTGCCACTCCAACAAGACCTGGTAATGCTTCTGTTGAGGGAGGACTTGATATACCGTCATCAGAG GGTGGTGATTCTACAAGACTGGGTACATCAACAAATGGGGCCATCACTGGAGGCACCAAAGTTCACCGATACCAAGAGGAATCAGTTCGACCCTtcaaaaatgaaagagaagagGGTGAGTTATCTCCTAATGGAGACTTTGAAGAAGATAACTTTGCATTTTATGGAGGTAATGGTTTGGATGCAGTGCATAAAGGAAAAGATGGTGGTGTGAGTCGGCAATACCAAAATAGGCACGGGGAAGAAGTTTGTGGTGAAACTAGAGGAGAAAACGATGCTGATGCTGATGATGAAGGTGAAGAAAGCCATCACAGGTCATCAGAGGACAGTGAAAATGCATCTGAAAATGTTGATGTTTCTGGAAGCGAGTCTGCTGATGGTGAGGAGTGTTCTCGAGAAGAGCACGAGGATGGGGAACATGATAACAAGGCTGAGAGTGAAGGTGAAGCTGAAGGAATAGCTGATGCCCATGATGTTGAAGGAGATGGAATGTCATTGCCATATTCTGAACGCTTTCTACTAACTGTGAAGCCTCTAGCAAAGCATGTTCCTCCAATGTTACATGAGAAGGACAGGAATTCACGAGTTTTCTATGGAAATGATTCCTTTTATGTGTTGCTTAGACTTCATCAG ACATTGTATGAGAGGATACAATCAGCAAAGATAAACTCATCATCTGCTGATAGGAAATGGAAGGCTTCAAGTGATACAAGCTCCACTGATCAATATGACAG GTTCATGAATGCCCTTTACAGTTTGCTGGATGGTTCTTCTGATAATACAAAATTTGAGGATGATTGTCGAGCTATAATTGGAATTCAATCATATGTCTTATTCACATTAGACAAGCTGATATATAAACTTGTTAAACAG cttCAAGCTGTTGCCGCTGATGAGATGGATAATAAGCTTTTACAACTATATGCATATGAGAAATCGAGAAAACCCGGAAAATTTGTTGACATCGTTTATCACGAAAATGCCCGTGTTCTTCTCCATGACGAGAACATATATCGTATTGAATAT TCACCTGGACCAATGAAACTGTCTATTCAACTGATGGACTCTGGACATGATAAACCTGAGGTGACTGCTGTGTCAATGGACCCTAATTTTTCAACCTATCTACACTATGACTTCCTGTCTGTCGTCTCTGACAAAAAACAGAAGTCAGGAATTTTCTTGAAGAG gaATAAACGTAGATATGCCAGTAATGATGAATTTTCAAGCCAGGCTATGGAAGGACTACAAATTATTAATGGTCTGGAGTGTAAGATAGCTTGCAGTTCATCTAAG GTCTCATATGTTTTAGATACCGAAGACTTTTTGTTTCGGataagaaggaaaagaagagcctTGCGTCTGAAGAGTTCAGGTGCTCACGAACAGGCACAGTCTTCAAACATTTGTTCAAGCAGAGTACAACGATTCCGCAATTTGTTTTCCATTACATGA